A region from the Clostridium beijerinckii genome encodes:
- a CDS encoding 50S ribosomal protein L7/L12 yields the protein MTKEDIIQAIKEMSVLDLNELVKACEEEFGVSAAAAVVAGGAVAGAAAAEEKTEFDVVLTSAGDNKIKVIKAVREITGLGLKEAKEIVDGAPKTLKEGVSKDEAEEMKAKLEEVGAGIEVK from the coding sequence ATGACAAAAGAAGATATAATTCAAGCAATAAAAGAAATGAGCGTTTTAGACTTAAATGAATTAGTAAAGGCTTGTGAGGAAGAATTTGGAGTAAGTGCTGCTGCTGCTGTTGTAGCTGGAGGTGCTGTAGCTGGAGCTGCTGCTGCTGAAGAAAAAACTGAATTCGACGTAGTATTAACAAGCGCAGGAGATAACAAAATCAAAGTTATCAAAGCAGTTAGAGAAATAACTGGATTAGGATTAAAAGAAGCTAAAGAAATAGTTGATGGAGCTCCTAAGACATTAAAAGAAGGCGTTTCTAAAGATGAAGCTGAAGAAATGAAAGCTAAGTTAGAAGAAGTTGGAGCTGGAATAGAAGTTAAGTAA
- the rplK gene encoding 50S ribosomal protein L11 has product MAKKVTGMIKLQLQAGKATPAPPVGPALGQHGVNIMGFCKEFNAKTANQAGYIIPVVITVYQDRSFSFILKTPPAAVLIKKEIGLESGSGVPNKTKVGKLTQDQLKKIAETKMPDLNAANVESAMRMIAGTARSMGVTIEE; this is encoded by the coding sequence ATGGCTAAGAAAGTAACTGGAATGATTAAACTTCAACTTCAAGCAGGTAAGGCAACACCAGCTCCACCTGTAGGTCCAGCTTTAGGTCAACACGGTGTAAACATAATGGGATTCTGTAAGGAGTTCAATGCAAAAACTGCAAATCAAGCTGGGTATATAATCCCAGTAGTTATTACAGTTTACCAAGATAGATCTTTTAGTTTTATATTAAAGACTCCTCCAGCTGCAGTTCTAATTAAGAAAGAAATAGGATTAGAAAGTGGTTCTGGAGTACCTAATAAAACAAAAGTTGGTAAATTAACTCAAGATCAACTTAAAAAGATCGCTGAAACTAAAATGCCAGACTTAAATGCTGCAAATGTTGAATCAGCAATGAGAATGATTGCGGGAACAGCTAGAAGTATGGGAGTAACTATTGAAGAGTAA
- a CDS encoding RNA polymerase sporulation sigma factor SigH (DNA-dependent RNA polymerase catalyzes the transcription of DNA into RNA using the four ribonucleoside triphosphates as substrates), translating to MKNFLDFRDKSDEEIVAQTKSGNNRAQEYLISKYENFVKAKAKSYFLIGADKEDIYQEGMIGLYKAIRDFNPEKSTSFKSFAEICVIRQIITAIKTATRQKHIPLNTYISLNKPIYEEESERTLLDVLAGLKITDPEELMISKEQIDYIEEKISKVLSGLELEVLTSYLDGKSYQEIASDLERHSKSIDNALQRVKRKLEKCLDLK from the coding sequence TTGAAAAATTTTTTAGATTTCAGAGATAAATCAGATGAAGAAATTGTTGCACAAACTAAAAGTGGAAATAACAGAGCACAAGAATATTTAATTTCAAAATATGAAAACTTTGTAAAAGCCAAGGCTAAATCATACTTTTTAATCGGAGCTGACAAGGAAGATATTTATCAAGAGGGGATGATAGGTTTATATAAAGCTATCAGAGACTTTAATCCAGAAAAATCAACATCATTTAAATCTTTTGCAGAAATATGTGTAATTAGACAAATCATAACTGCAATAAAGACGGCTACTAGGCAAAAACATATCCCATTAAATACATATATCTCTTTAAACAAACCAATATATGAAGAAGAATCTGAGAGAACTCTTTTAGATGTACTAGCAGGACTGAAAATTACAGACCCGGAAGAATTAATGATAAGCAAAGAACAAATAGATTATATTGAAGAAAAAATATCAAAGGTATTATCTGGTTTAGAATTGGAAGTTCTCACATCATACTTAGATGGTAAATCATATCAAGAGATTGCAAGTGATTTAGAGAGACACTCAAAGTCTATTGATAATGCATTGCAAAGGGTAAAAAGAAAATTAGAGAAATGCCTAGATTTAAAGTGA
- a CDS encoding transcription termination/antitermination protein NusG: MSDRARWYVVHTYSGYENKVKANLEKAIENRNLEALIHDIQVPMEEVVEEKDGKQKVSLKKKFPGYVLIKMLMGDEAWYVVRNTRGVTGFVGPGSKPVPLSDEEVESMGVLESPIEIDLEIGESIRIISGPLRESVAIIQEIIIEKRKVKALVDMFGRETLAELDFNQVEKLV; the protein is encoded by the coding sequence ATGAGTGATAGAGCAAGATGGTATGTAGTGCATACATACTCAGGATATGAAAATAAAGTTAAAGCAAACTTAGAAAAAGCAATTGAAAATAGAAATCTTGAAGCATTAATCCATGATATACAAGTACCTATGGAAGAAGTGGTTGAAGAAAAAGACGGAAAACAAAAGGTCTCATTAAAGAAAAAGTTTCCGGGATATGTGCTTATAAAAATGTTAATGGGTGATGAAGCTTGGTACGTTGTAAGAAATACAAGAGGCGTAACAGGGTTTGTTGGTCCAGGGTCTAAACCAGTTCCTCTTTCAGATGAAGAAGTTGAATCAATGGGAGTTTTAGAGAGTCCTATTGAAATTGATTTAGAGATAGGGGAAAGTATTAGAATTATCTCAGGGCCATTAAGAGAATCAGTAGCTATAATACAAGAGATAATTATAGAAAAACGTAAAGTGAAAGCTTTAGTAGACATGTTTGGCAGGGAAACTCTTGCTGAATTAGACTTTAATCAAGTTGAAAAATTAGTTTAA
- a CDS encoding 50S ribosomal protein L10 gives MNKNRELKEAKVAEIKEKLEKSKAVVLAKYQGLTVEEDTTLRKNLREAGVEYKVYKNTLVILAAKELGLDGIVEYLEGPVSVAFSYEDVTVAARVLNDFAKDHKKLELKAGIIEGEIYDDAKIKQLATIPSKEVLIAKLLGSIKSPISSFARVLSAIADSKGTDTAE, from the coding sequence ATGAATAAAAACAGAGAACTTAAAGAAGCAAAGGTTGCTGAAATTAAGGAAAAATTAGAAAAATCAAAAGCTGTTGTTCTTGCTAAGTATCAAGGCTTAACTGTTGAAGAAGATACTACTCTTAGAAAAAATTTAAGAGAAGCTGGAGTTGAATACAAAGTATATAAAAATACTTTAGTTATTTTAGCAGCTAAAGAATTAGGTTTAGATGGTATAGTAGAATATTTAGAAGGACCTGTATCTGTTGCATTCAGTTATGAAGATGTTACAGTAGCAGCTAGAGTTCTAAATGATTTTGCTAAAGATCATAAAAAGCTAGAATTGAAAGCAGGTATTATAGAAGGAGAAATCTATGATGATGCTAAGATTAAACAACTAGCAACAATACCATCAAAAGAAGTTCTTATTGCAAAACTTCTTGGAAGTATCAAGTCTCCAATATCAAGCTTTGCACGTGTATTAAGTGCTATTGCTGATAGTAAGGGAACTGACACTGCAGAATAA
- the tuf gene encoding elongation factor Tu translates to MAKAKYERTKPHVNIGTIGHVDHGKTTLTAAITTVLSKKGFAQAFDYAAIDKAPEEKERGITINTSHVEYQTENRHYAHVDCPGHADYVKNMITGAAQMDGAILVVSAADGPMPQTREHILLGSRVGIEYMVVFLNKADMVDDPELLELVEMEVRELLSEYDFPGDDIPVITGSALKALENPEDAEATKCINELMEAVDSYIPTPERATDKPFLMPIEDVFTITGRGTVATGRVEAGVLHVGDEVEIVGLSEEKKKVVVTGIEMFRKLLDDAQAGDNIGALLRGVQRTDIQRGQVLAVPNSVHPHTNFVGQVYVLKKEEGGRHTPFFDGYRPQFYFRTTDVTGSIKLPDGMEMVMPGDHIDMKVELITPIAMDEGLRFAIREGGRTVGSGVVTSIQK, encoded by the coding sequence ATGGCAAAAGCAAAGTATGAAAGAACCAAACCACATGTTAATATTGGAACAATAGGTCACGTAGATCATGGTAAGACAACATTAACAGCAGCAATAACAACAGTATTATCAAAGAAGGGTTTTGCACAAGCCTTTGATTATGCAGCAATAGATAAAGCACCAGAAGAAAAAGAAAGAGGAATTACAATTAATACATCACACGTTGAGTATCAAACAGAAAATAGACATTATGCTCACGTTGACTGTCCAGGACATGCTGACTATGTTAAGAACATGATTACAGGAGCAGCACAAATGGATGGAGCTATCTTAGTTGTATCAGCAGCAGATGGTCCAATGCCACAAACAAGAGAACATATATTATTAGGATCAAGAGTTGGAATAGAATATATGGTAGTATTCTTAAACAAAGCTGATATGGTAGATGATCCAGAATTATTAGAATTAGTTGAAATGGAAGTTAGAGAATTATTAAGTGAATATGATTTCCCAGGAGATGATATTCCAGTAATAACAGGATCAGCATTAAAAGCATTAGAAAATCCAGAAGATGCAGAAGCAACTAAGTGCATAAATGAATTAATGGAAGCTGTAGATAGTTATATACCAACACCAGAAAGAGCTACAGATAAGCCATTCTTAATGCCAATAGAAGATGTATTCACAATTACTGGTAGAGGAACAGTTGCAACAGGAAGAGTTGAAGCTGGAGTACTTCACGTTGGAGACGAAGTAGAAATCGTTGGATTAAGTGAAGAAAAGAAGAAAGTTGTAGTAACTGGAATTGAAATGTTCAGAAAGTTATTAGACGATGCGCAAGCAGGAGATAATATTGGAGCATTATTAAGAGGAGTACAAAGAACTGATATCCAAAGAGGTCAAGTTCTAGCAGTACCAAACTCAGTACATCCACATACTAACTTCGTAGGTCAAGTATATGTATTAAAGAAAGAAGAAGGCGGAAGACATACACCATTCTTCGATGGATATAGACCACAATTTTATTTCAGAACAACAGATGTAACAGGATCAATAAAATTACCAGATGGAATGGAAATGGTAATGCCAGGAGACCACATTGACATGAAAGTAGAATTAATCACACCAATCGCAATGGATGAAGGATTAAGATTCGCTATCAGAGAAGGTGGAAGAACAGTAGGTTCTGGAGTTGTTACTAGTATACAAAAATAA
- a CDS encoding preprotein translocase subunit SecE: MSVKNNAKTEKTIKNNGLFSFFGEVKAEVKRITWPSKDETKKAFIAVIVFTLMYTILVGGLDSIFSNLFEIILKLK; this comes from the coding sequence ATGTCAGTAAAAAACAATGCAAAAACTGAAAAAACTATTAAAAACAATGGCTTATTTAGTTTTTTTGGAGAGGTTAAGGCAGAAGTTAAGCGAATAACTTGGCCTTCAAAAGATGAGACAAAGAAAGCATTTATTGCCGTTATAGTATTCACACTAATGTATACTATATTAGTTGGTGGATTAGATTCTATTTTCAGTAACCTCTTTGAAATAATTTTAAAATTGAAGTAA
- a CDS encoding 50S ribosomal protein L1, with protein MGKKYIESAKLIDKSALYNPMEALELTLKTAKANFDETIELHVRLGVDPRHADQQVRGAVVLPNGTGKTVRVLVFAKGDKAAEAQAAGADFVGADELVQKIQSENWFDYDVVVATPDMMGVVGRIGRVLGPKGLMPNPKSGTVTFDVAKAIEEIKAGKVEYRVDKTSIVHCPIGKKSFGTEKLKQNFAALMDALIKAKPAAAKGQYLKSVSISSTMGPGAKINPTKTLD; from the coding sequence ATGGGAAAAAAATATATTGAAAGTGCAAAGCTTATAGATAAGAGTGCATTATATAATCCAATGGAAGCATTAGAACTTACATTGAAGACTGCAAAGGCAAACTTTGATGAAACTATTGAATTACATGTAAGACTTGGAGTAGACCCAAGACATGCAGATCAACAAGTTAGAGGAGCAGTTGTATTACCAAATGGAACAGGTAAGACAGTTAGAGTACTTGTGTTTGCAAAGGGAGATAAGGCTGCAGAAGCTCAAGCTGCAGGAGCTGATTTCGTTGGAGCTGATGAATTAGTTCAAAAAATCCAAAGCGAAAATTGGTTTGATTATGATGTAGTTGTAGCAACACCAGATATGATGGGAGTTGTAGGTAGAATTGGTAGAGTATTAGGACCTAAGGGATTAATGCCAAATCCAAAGTCAGGAACAGTAACATTTGATGTTGCTAAAGCAATCGAAGAAATCAAAGCAGGTAAAGTTGAATATAGAGTAGATAAAACATCTATAGTTCACTGTCCAATTGGAAAAAAATCATTTGGAACTGAAAAATTAAAACAAAACTTTGCAGCATTAATGGATGCATTAATTAAGGCAAAACCAGCAGCGGCAAAGGGACAATATTTAAAATCAGTATCTATTTCAAGTACAATGGGACCTGGTGCAAAAATTAATCCTACAAAAACTTTAGATTAG
- the rpoB gene encoding DNA-directed RNA polymerase subunit beta, with protein MVHPVQVGKRTRMSFGKVNDVTEMPNLIEVQLDSYEWFLREGLHEVFEDINPITNFTGNLVLEFVDYKLDMENIKYSVEECKERDATYAAPLKVSIRLQNNETGEIKEQEVFMGDFPLMTEQGTFVINGAERVIVSQLVRSPGVYYNYSVDKTGKKLYSATVIPNRGAWLEYETDSNDIIYVRIDKTRKLSITVLARAMGLGSDQELLDFFGEEERFRASIEKDNTKTKEEALLEIYKRLRPGEPPTVDSAISLIDTLFFDAKRYDLSRVGRYKFNKKLALSVRIANHVAATDIVNPQTGEIIIEKGQKISRLMAEDIQNIGIKSVDLLVDDKVIRVISNNFVDIKKQVSFDISDLGIKELVHYPTLKEILDNFSDEVSIKEEIKKNISRLVPKHIIRDDIFANISYELGLAYGIGYVDDIDHLGNRRLRSVGELLQNQFRIGLSRMERVVKERMTIQDQESITPQMLINIRPVAAAIKEFFGSSQLSQFMDQTNPLSELTHKRRLSALGPGGLSRERAGFEVRDVHHSHYGRMCPIETPEGPNIGLINSLATFAKVNEYGFIETPYRIVDKENARATEEIRYFTADEEDQFLIAQAKEPMDETGHFIDKKVTVRHLEDVLDVPATEVDLIDVSARQMVSVATAMIPFLENDDATRALMGSNMQRQAVPLLISQAPIVGTGIEFKAAVDSGVLPKAKNAGVVTYVSGSEIRIKRDSDGRTDIYKLLKFKRSNSGTCINQKPIVDTGEIVFKNQVIADGPSTDLGEIALGKNIRMGFITWEGYNYEDAMLISEELVREDVFTSMHIEEYECEARDTKLGPEEITRDIPNVSDDALKDVDDRGVIRIGAEVRSGDILVGKVTPKGETELTAEERLLRAIFGEKAREVRDTSLRVPHGEAGIIVDIKVFTRENGDELNPGVNELVRCYIAQKRKISVGDKMAGRHGNKGVISRILPEEDMPFLPDGRPLQICLNPLGVPSRMNIGQVLEVHLGWAASHLGWHISTPVFDGATQPEITECMLNAGFREDAKTILYDGRTGEPFDNPVTVGIMYILKLHHLVDDKIHARSTGPYSLVTQQPLGGKAQFGGQRFGEMEVWALEAYGAAHTLQEILTVKSDDVVGRVKTYEAIVKGENIPEPGVPESFKVLIKELQALCLDIKVLNNDHEEVTLKEFVDDDMANLEVNIDGAEEMIIQEPEIVDDSYDQSKDEDIDEIDYEDNVDISEIESELELDDFNDEH; from the coding sequence ATGGTACATCCTGTCCAAGTTGGAAAAAGAACAAGAATGAGTTTTGGTAAAGTTAATGACGTTACTGAAATGCCGAATTTAATTGAGGTACAATTAGATTCTTATGAATGGTTTTTAAGAGAAGGGTTGCACGAAGTATTTGAGGATATTAATCCTATCACAAACTTCACAGGAAATTTAGTACTTGAGTTCGTAGATTATAAACTTGATATGGAGAATATCAAGTATTCTGTCGAAGAATGCAAAGAAAGAGATGCAACTTATGCAGCGCCATTAAAAGTTTCAATTAGATTACAAAATAATGAAACAGGTGAAATTAAAGAACAAGAAGTATTTATGGGTGATTTCCCATTAATGACAGAGCAAGGTACTTTTGTAATAAATGGTGCAGAAAGAGTTATAGTTAGTCAATTAGTTAGATCGCCGGGAGTATATTATAATTACTCCGTAGATAAGACTGGTAAAAAATTATATTCAGCAACTGTAATCCCTAATAGAGGTGCATGGTTAGAATATGAAACAGATTCTAATGATATAATTTATGTAAGAATTGATAAGACTAGAAAATTATCAATTACTGTTTTAGCAAGAGCTATGGGATTGGGTAGTGATCAAGAGTTATTAGATTTCTTTGGAGAAGAAGAAAGATTTAGAGCTTCTATAGAAAAAGACAATACTAAAACAAAAGAAGAAGCATTACTTGAAATATATAAAAGATTAAGACCAGGTGAACCACCAACAGTAGATAGTGCTATATCTTTAATTGATACATTATTTTTTGATGCAAAAAGATATGATTTATCTAGAGTTGGTAGATACAAGTTTAATAAAAAACTTGCGTTAAGTGTAAGAATTGCTAATCATGTAGCAGCAACTGATATTGTTAATCCACAAACTGGTGAGATTATAATCGAAAAGGGACAAAAAATAAGTAGATTAATGGCTGAAGATATTCAAAACATTGGGATTAAATCAGTTGATTTACTAGTAGATGATAAAGTTATTAGAGTAATTAGCAATAACTTTGTTGATATAAAGAAACAAGTTTCTTTTGATATTTCAGATTTAGGAATAAAAGAATTAGTTCATTATCCTACATTAAAGGAAATATTAGATAACTTCTCAGATGAAGTTAGCATTAAAGAAGAGATAAAGAAAAATATTAGTAGACTTGTTCCAAAACATATTATAAGAGATGATATATTTGCAAATATTAGTTATGAACTAGGATTAGCTTATGGAATAGGTTATGTTGATGATATAGACCATTTAGGAAATAGAAGATTAAGATCTGTAGGAGAATTATTACAAAATCAATTTAGAATTGGTTTATCTAGAATGGAAAGAGTAGTAAAAGAAAGAATGACTATTCAAGACCAAGAATCAATAACTCCTCAAATGTTAATTAACATAAGACCAGTGGCAGCAGCTATTAAAGAATTTTTTGGTAGCTCTCAATTATCACAATTCATGGATCAAACTAATCCATTATCAGAATTGACGCATAAAAGAAGATTATCAGCATTAGGACCAGGAGGTCTTTCAAGAGAAAGAGCTGGATTTGAAGTTAGAGACGTTCATCATTCTCATTATGGAAGAATGTGTCCAATTGAGACACCAGAAGGTCCAAATATCGGGCTTATTAACTCATTAGCTACATTTGCTAAGGTTAATGAATATGGATTTATTGAAACACCATATAGAATTGTTGATAAAGAAAATGCAAGAGCCACAGAAGAGATAAGATATTTCACAGCTGATGAAGAAGATCAATTCTTAATTGCTCAAGCTAAAGAGCCTATGGATGAAACAGGACATTTTATTGATAAGAAAGTAACAGTAAGACATTTAGAAGATGTATTAGATGTACCAGCTACAGAAGTTGATTTAATTGATGTATCTGCAAGACAAATGGTATCAGTAGCAACTGCTATGATTCCATTTCTTGAAAATGATGATGCGACAAGAGCACTTATGGGATCTAATATGCAACGTCAAGCGGTTCCATTATTAATTTCACAAGCGCCAATTGTTGGAACTGGTATAGAATTTAAGGCTGCTGTAGATTCGGGAGTACTGCCAAAAGCAAAGAATGCAGGTGTTGTTACTTACGTATCAGGTAGTGAAATTCGAATTAAGAGAGACTCAGATGGCAGAACAGATATATATAAACTGCTAAAGTTTAAGAGAAGTAATTCAGGAACTTGTATCAATCAAAAGCCAATAGTAGATACAGGAGAAATAGTATTTAAAAACCAAGTAATTGCAGATGGACCATCTACAGATTTGGGAGAAATTGCATTAGGTAAAAATATCAGAATGGGATTTATAACTTGGGAAGGTTATAACTATGAAGATGCTATGTTAATTTCAGAAGAATTAGTTAGAGAAGACGTCTTTACATCTATGCATATAGAAGAATACGAATGTGAAGCTAGAGATACAAAACTTGGACCAGAAGAAATAACAAGGGATATACCAAATGTAAGCGATGATGCACTTAAAGATGTTGATGATAGAGGCGTTATAAGAATAGGTGCAGAAGTACGATCAGGAGATATATTAGTTGGTAAAGTAACACCAAAAGGTGAAACTGAACTTACAGCAGAAGAAAGACTATTAAGAGCAATTTTTGGAGAAAAGGCAAGAGAAGTAAGAGATACTTCATTAAGAGTTCCTCATGGGGAAGCTGGAATAATAGTTGATATAAAAGTATTTACAAGAGAAAATGGAGACGAATTAAATCCAGGAGTAAATGAACTTGTAAGATGCTATATTGCACAAAAAAGAAAGATTTCAGTTGGAGACAAAATGGCAGGACGTCATGGTAATAAAGGGGTTATATCTAGGATATTACCAGAAGAAGATATGCCATTTTTACCAGATGGTAGACCACTTCAAATATGTTTAAATCCACTTGGAGTACCTTCTCGTATGAATATTGGTCAAGTGCTTGAAGTACATTTAGGTTGGGCAGCTAGCCATTTAGGCTGGCATATATCTACACCAGTATTTGATGGTGCAACTCAACCTGAAATTACAGAATGTATGTTAAATGCAGGTTTTAGGGAAGATGCTAAAACTATATTGTATGACGGTAGAACTGGAGAACCATTTGATAATCCAGTAACTGTTGGTATAATGTATATTTTAAAGCTTCATCATTTGGTAGATGATAAAATTCATGCTAGATCTACAGGTCCTTATTCACTAGTTACGCAACAACCATTGGGAGGTAAAGCTCAATTTGGTGGCCAAAGATTTGGTGAAATGGAAGTTTGGGCATTAGAAGCATATGGAGCAGCGCATACATTACAAGAAATATTAACTGTTAAGTCAGATGATGTTGTAGGTAGAGTTAAGACATATGAAGCTATAGTTAAGGGTGAAAATATACCAGAGCCAGGAGTTCCAGAATCATTTAAGGTTCTTATTAAAGAACTGCAAGCTTTATGCTTAGATATTAAAGTTTTGAATAATGATCATGAAGAAGTAACCTTGAAAGAATTTGTAGATGATGATATGGCAAATTTAGAAGTTAATATAGATGGTGCTGAGGAAATGATTATCCAAGAACCAGAAATCGTAGATGATAGTTATGACCAAAGTAAAGATGAAGATATAGACGAAATTGATTATGAAGATAATGTTGATATAAGCGAAATTGAAAGTGAATTAGAACTAGATGATTTTAATGATGAACACTAA
- the rpmG gene encoding 50S ribosomal protein L33, which produces MRTKVTLACTECKQRNYDSMKNKKNDPDRLEMKKYCKFCKKHTLHKETK; this is translated from the coding sequence ATGAGAACAAAAGTAACTTTAGCATGCACAGAGTGTAAACAAAGAAATTATGATTCGATGAAGAACAAGAAAAATGATCCAGATAGATTAGAAATGAAAAAGTATTGTAAATTCTGTAAAAAGCACACTCTTCACAAAGAAACAAAGTAA